The stretch of DNA GCGGCAGCCTCGAGGAGATCGACACGGCGCTCAAGGAGACCAAGCTGCCGATGGGTCCGTTCGAGCTCCTCGACGTCGTCGGCAACGACGTCTCGCTGGCCATCGAGCAGACGCTGGTGAGCACCTTCGGCCACGACGGGTGGACGCCCGCGCCCACCCTCGAGCGTCTCGTCGCCGAGGGCAAGCTCGGTCGCAAGACCGGCGAGGGCTTCCACACCTACTGAGCACCATCGCGTGAGCAGGGGCGTCCGGGTCTCCCGGGCGCCCCTGACCGCGTTCGGGCAGGTCCACTGAACGGACCGTCGGGTAACTCCGCTCGACACCAGTCGTTGATGCTCTCGCGACGGTCATCGGATCGACGCGGACGAACGACGGGAGCACCCGTGACGACGATCGACCTGGCGAGGCGCGGCAGCCACCTCGTGCGCAGCTCGGTGCTGTCGTTCGTCGTCTCCTTCGTGCCCGCCGTGGTCGTCGCGGAGGAGGTGGTGGGCCCGCCCTCGGAGCCCGACCACCAGCAGGTCGTGCTCTGCGACCACGGTCCCTGCGACGCCGACCGACCGTCGGCGGCGGCTGCGGCCATGGTCGACCAGCTCGTGGGGCAGGGCCTGCGGTGCACCGTGCGACCCCGACTCACGGACACCGTGGTCGTGGAGTGGTTGAGCGGAGAGGCGGCCGTGCTGCCGTTCGACGACGCGCTCGACGTCGCAGCGCACCGGCGGGGCTGGTTGCGCTCGTACTGCGTGCCCGACGCCGCCCGGTAGTCTCGCGCGGGTGTCCCGTCGACGTCCGCCCCGCCGTCCCCGCGGGCCTGCGTCAGCCTCGGCGCCACCGCCGGTGGAGAGCAAGCGCGACGGTGACTGGCACGTCCGTCGTGTGACTGGTTCGAGCGCGCGCAGCACCTACACGTGTCCCGCCTGCCACCGACCTATCCCGCCCGCGACGCCCCACGTGGTGGTGTGGCCCGTGCAGAAGGCGCTGCTCAGCGCGGACGCCGTCGACGAGCGTCGGCACTGGCACACCGCGTGCTGGACGCGCCAGCCCTAGGGCCTCAGGGTCCCAGGGGAGGACGATGCGGCGGGGCTCGCCGGCAGCTCAGCCGGCTGCCGGGGTGCGGGGCTCCTCGCCGGTCTCGTCCGCCGTCGCGTCGTCCGCAGCGGCGTCCGACGCCGCAGCAGGTGCCGGCGCGGCGGCGACGGCGTCGCCGGCGAACGAGGCGACGATGTCGCGCAGCTGACCCATCTGGGCGAGGATGCCCTCGCGGCGACGCTGCAGCTCGTCCACCTCGGCGCGCAGGGCGCGCGTCTCGCGCTCGACGTCGGTCGTGGCGGCCGCTCGCTGGTGCTCGGCGTCCGCGCGCGCGTTGGCGACCAGCGACGCGGCCTCCTTGCGGGCGTTCTCGATGATGCCGGCCGCCTCGGCAGCAGCCGACTCCTTCGCCGCGTTCGCCTTGGCCATGAGCCCACGTGCCCGCTCGTCGGCCGCAGCGGCACGGGTCTCGGCGTCGGTGACGAGCTTCGCAGTCTGCTCGGTGGCGGCGGCGTGGTTCTCGGAGGCCTCGCGCGCGAGCCGCTCCTTCTCCACGGCCAGGACGCGGCGAGCCTCGGTGACCTCGCGGTCGGCTGCGGCGCGGGCCTGCTCGACCTCGCGCGTCGCGCCGAGACGCATGTTCTGGGCGTCCTGCTCGGCGGCGAGACGGATCTGTGCGGCCTCACGGTCGGCCTGGGCGCGCACGTCGTCGGCGTGCGCCGCAGCCTCGGCGCGTCCGGCCTCGGCCTCGGTGAGGACCTCGCGACGCTTCTCCTCGATCTCCACGACGGCCCGGCCGCGGGTCTCCTCGGCCTCCTTCGCGGCGACCGTCCGGACGAGGGTGGCCTCCTCCTCGGCGATCTTCAGCGTCTCCTCGGCCTCGCGGCGGGCGCGGCTGCGGATCTCCTCGGCCTCCTGCTCGGCGAGCTGCAGCAGCTGGGCGGCGTGACCGCCCAGGCCTGCGTAGGAGGGCCGCTCGATCGACTCGACCCGCTCGCGCAGCTGCTCGACGATGTCGTGCAGCTCGTCGTTCTCCTCCTGCAGCGCCTGGACCGCGGCTGCGGCCTTCTGCAGCTCGGCGGTCTGGGTGCGGACCCAGGCGTCGACCGCGTCGCTGTCGTAGCCGCCGCGACGGGCGAGGGGGAACGCAGCCTCGGCGGACTTGCGCGCCGCGTCGAAGATGGACAAACCGGACTGCTCTTCGGCCATGCCGCTGTGCTCCCTGTCGGTTCGGGGGGGGTGTGCTGGAGGTCGTGCTGGGACGCCGGTGGGCGCGGCGTGCGCTGCTGCGCCGGCCGCGGTGTGCGACGTCGTCCACCATACCCAGGCGGGGCGACGACGCAGCGACGACGCGGGCGCGTGCCGGACGTCCGTGCTGTGACGTCGACGCCCCGACGCGACGAGGGCCCGGACGCGGTGCGTCCGGGCCCTCGACGGGGTGCGTGCGTGCGCGGGTCAGATACCGCGGAAGCGGTTGATCGCGTCGAGGTGCCGCGCGCGGAACTCCTCGTTGCGCACGCCCAGGCCCTCCTCGGGTGCCAGCGCGAGCACGCCGACCTTGCCCTGGTGGAGGTTGTGGTGCACGTCGAGGGACGCCTGGCCCACGTCCTCGAGCTTGTACGTCTTCGACACGGTCGGGTGGATCTTGCCCTGCGCGATGAGTCGGTTGGCCTCGAAGGCCTCGCGGTAGTTCGCGAAGTGGCTGGAGACGATCCGCTTGAGGTTCATCCAGAGGTAGCGGTTGTCGTACTCGTGCATGAAGCCCGTGGTCGACGCGCAGGTCGTGATCGTGCCGCCCTTGCGGGTGACGTAGACCGACGCGCCGAAGGTCTCGCGACCGGGGTGCTCGAAGACGATGTCGATGTCCTCGCCGCCGGTCAGCTCACGGATCTTCTTGCCCAGGCGCTGCCACTCCTTGGGGTTCTGCCGGGTGCCGTCCTCGTTCCAGAACTTCCAGTTCTCCTCGGAACGGTTGATGACGTGCTCGGCGCCCATGCTGCGCACGATCTTGGCCTTCTCCTCGTTGGAGACGACGCAGATCGGGTTGGCGCCACCGTTGAGCGCGTACTGCGTGGCGAAGCCGCCGAGCCCTCCGGACGCGCCCCAGATCAGGACGTTGTCGCCCTGCTTCATGTTGCCGCCGTTCTTGGACACGAGCTGGCGGTAGGCCGTCGCGTTGACGAGGCCGGGGGACGCGGCCTCCTCCCACGTGAGGTGGTCCGGCTTCGGCAGGAGCTGGTTGGACTTCACGAGCGCGATGTGGGCGAGGCCGCCGAAGTTCGTCTCGAAGCCCCAGATGCGCTGCTGCGGGTCCATCATCGTGTCGTCGTGGCCCGCCGGGTCCTCGAGCTCGACCGACAGACAGTGCGCCACGACCTCGGCGCCCGGCTTCCACTGCGTGACGCCGGGACCCGTGCGCAGCACGACGCCGGCGAGGTCGGAGCCGACCACGTGGTAGGGCAGGTCGTGGCGCTTGGTGAGCGGCGACAGCTTGCCGTAGCGCTCGAGGAAGCCGAAGGTCGAGACGGGCTCGAAGATCGACGTCCAGACGGTGTTGTAGTTGATGGCGCTGGCCATGACGGCGACGAGCGCCTCGCCCGGGCCCAGCTCGGGCAGGGCCACGTCCTCGACGTGGATCGACTTGCGCGGGTCCTTGTCGCGGCTGGCGACGCCCTCGAACATGTCCACCTCGTCCTTGTGGACGGTGGCGGCGGTGTAGTGGTCGGGGATCTCCAGGTTGGCGAAGTCCTCGCCCGCCGTGTCTCCGGCGAGGATCGCATCGAGGATGTGCTGCACGGGGCCTCCAGTGGTGGGTGTTCCGGCGCTCGGTCCGGCACGGGTTTCGGCGATGTTACCGAGACGTAGCCTTCTGCGTCCCGTCTCGCGCATGTGGATCAGGTCACGCCGGGCGGGGGCCCGGCGCGAGGGCGGCACGGAGCGCCGCGACGACGTCAGTGGCCGGTGGCCGCGGGCTGGACCAGCTCGACGAGCACGCCGCCGGCGTCCTTCGGGTGCACGAAGTTGACCCGGCTGTCGGAGGTGCCGCGCTTCGGCTGGTCGTACAGGAGGCGGACGCCCCGGTCGCGCAGGATCGCCGACACCGCGTCGATGTCGGTCACCCGGTAGGCGAGCTGCTGGACGCCCTGGCCGTTGCGCTCGAGGAACTTCGCGATGGTCGAGCTGTCGTCCAGCGGCGCGAGCAGCTGGATGCACGAGCCCGAGTCGCCGACCGCCAGCATCGCCTCGCGCACGCCCTGCTCCTCGTTCACCTCCTCGTGGATCGACTTCAGGCCGAAGACCGAGGAGTAGAAGGCGAGCGCCTCGTCGAGGTCGGGGACGGCGATGCCGACGTGGTCGATCGCGACGAGCAGGTGGTCGGGGACGACGGAGGAGGAGGTCATGGGAGGCAGCGTAGAGGAGCGTGCAGCCGGGCGCGGGCCGGTCGTCCGAGATCGAACGTAGTGTCGATAGTCCACGGAGGGCGGAGGTCGGATGCACGTCGAGATGCGCATGCTGCGGGCGCTGGTGATGGTCGAGGCGCAGGGTTCCATCGGGGGTGCGGCGCAGGCGCTGGCGTTCTCACCGGCTGCCGTCAGTGCCCATCTGCACGCCCTGGAGAAGGTGTGCGGGACGCGTCTGGTCGAGCGCACGGGCTCGGGGACGCGGCTCACGTCCGCGGGACGGCGAGCCGTGCCGATCGCTCGGCTCATCCTGGTCGCCGCGCAGGAGCTCGAGCGGCTGGAGGCGTCGGCGCGGTCCGGGCCGGCCGTGCCGGGGTCGCAGGGCCGACGTCCGGCCGGCGACGGCCGCAGGAGGTCACGTCACGACGCCGCGGGCAGCGGTCGCTCGGCGGCCACTACCAGGAAGCGAGGGACTTCTCAAGAGGAGTCCTAGAGATCGTGAATCTCGTTGTCCTGCGAGGGTCCGCTGCTCTTGGCTCGATGCTGCGCGGTCGAGCAGGCCGCCCGATCGTCGGGTCGAGCCCTGCTCCGTACCGGCGCGCACGGACGAGGCCGGGACGGCCGCCGCGGAGCCAGGGGAGGGGGAGTCGCCGTGCATCTCGACCTGCGGATGCTGCGCGCCCTCGTGGCGGTCGACCAGATCGGCTCCTTCACCGACGCCGCCCGGGTCCTGAGGTTCTCCACACCGGCCGTGAGCGCGCAGGTGCAGGCGCTCGAGAAGGGCTGCGGCACGCGCCTGGTCCACCGCCGGGGATCGCGGGTCGTGCTCACCGAGGCCGGGCGACGGGCCGTGCCTCTCGCCCGCCTCATGCTGGCCGCGGCGCGCGAGCTCGAGCACATCGGCGACGCGTCCTCCGACCGTGGGCTCGGCACGAGGACGTTCTCGGTGGGCCCCGAGGACGCGTGAGGCGCGACGGGAGGAGCGGTGCCGTGCCCGCGACGTCGTGACGTGACGCACACCCCGGGACCACGGATGTGACTCGCGAGTAGAGTGACCCGCACCCCACCACCTGTGTCCATGCAAGGGAGCAACCCCATGACCCAGTCCGTGATCGTCGCCGGCGCCCGCACGCCGATCGGTCGCCTCCTCGGCGGCCTCAAGACGCTGTCCGGCACCGACCTCGGTGGCATCGCCATCAAGGGTGCCCTCGAGAAGGCCGGCATCACCGGCGACCAGGTCGACTACGTGATCATGGGCCAGGTCCTCGGCGCCGGCGCCGGGCAGGTCCCCGCCCGGCAGGCTGCGTTCAAGGGCGGCATCCCGCTCGACGTCCCCGCGCTCACCATCAACAAGGTCTGTCTCTCCGGCATCAACGCGATCGCGCTGGCCGACCAGCTGATCCGTGCGGGCGAGTACGACGTCGTCGTCGCCGGCGGTCAGGAGTCGATGACGCAGGCGCCGCACCTGCTCCAGGGCTCGCGCGAGGGCACCAAGTACGGCAAGACCACCCTGCTCGACCACATGGAGTACGACGGCCTGTGGGACGCGCTGACCGACCAGGCGATGGGCGCGCTCACCGAGCAGCGCAACGCCGACCTCGACGCGTTCACGCGTGAGGAGCAGGACGCCTTCGGTGCCCGCTCGCACCAGCTCGCGGCCACCGCGCAGAAGAACGGCGTCTTCGACGAGGAGATCGTCCCCGTCGAGATCCCGCAGCGCAAGGGCGACCCGGTCGTCGTCTCCGCCGACGAGGGCGTCCGCGGCGACACCACCGCCGAGTCGCTCGGTCGGCTGCGTCCGGCGTTCTCCAAGGACGGCACCATCACCGCCGGCACGGCCAGCCAGATCTCCGACGGCGCCGCCGCCGTCGTGGTGATGAGCAAGGCGAAGGCCGAGGAGCTGGGTCTGAGCTGGATCGCCGAGATCGGCGCGCACGGCAACGTGTCGGGCCCCGACTCCACGCTCCAGGAGCAGCCCGCGAACGCGATCGAGAAGGCGCTCGCCAAGCAGGGCAAGACCGCTGCCGACCTCGACCTGGTGGAGCTCAACGAGGCGTTCGCCGCGGTGGGCATCGCGTCCACGCGCAAGCTCGGCATCTCCGAGGACATCGTCAACGTCAACGGCGGCGCGATCTCCCTCGGTCATCCCATCGGCATGAGCGGCGCGCGCATCGTGCTGCACCTGGCGCTGGAGCTCAAGCGTCGCGGCGGTGGCCTCGGTGCAGCCGCGCTGTGCGGTGGCGGCGGCCAGGGCGACGCCCTGCTGATCACGGTGCCGTCCGCCTGACGCCGACCAGCCCTCACCGACCGCCCGTGGCTGCCTCGCGCCTGCGCGCACCCGACGTCGCCGACCTCGTCGCGCGACTACGCGAGGGGCAGCCCCGGGCGGTCGCCCGTCTCATCTCCCTCGTGGAGGACGAGTCACCTGTCCTCCGCGAGGTCAGTGCGGCGCTCGCGCCCCTCGTGGGCCGGGCGCACGTGGTCGGCCTCACCGGCTCGCCCGGCGTCGGCAAGTCGACGTCGACGGCCGCCCTGGTCACGGCGCTGCGCGCACGCGGCAAGCGCGTGGGCGTGCTGGCCGTGGACCCGACGTCTCCATTCACGGGCGGCGCGCTGCTCGGCGACCGGATCCGCATGGGCGACCACGCCACGGACGACGGCGTCTACATCCGCTCGATGGCCAGCCGTGGGCACCTCGGCGGGCTGTCGTGGGCCGCGCCGCACGCGCTGAGGGTGCTCGACGCGGCCGGCTGCGACGTCGTGCTCGTCGAGACGGTGGGTGTGGGACAGTCGGAGGTCGAGGTGGCGGGGCTCGCCGACACGACGCTCGTCCTGCTCGCGCCCGGCATGGGCGACGGCATCCAGGCTGCGAAGGCCGGCATCCTCGAGGTCGGCGACGTGTTCGTCGTCAACAAGGCCGACCGCGACGGTGCGCAGTCCACCCGCCGCGAGCTGCGCTCCATGGTCGCCATGGCCGAACGTCCCGAGGGTGCCTGGAAGCCGCCGATCGTGCTCACCGTCGCGTCACGGGGCGAGGGCATCGACGACGTCGTCACCGAGATCGACCGTCACCGCGCCCACCAGGAGGCCTCGGGAGACCTGCGTCGTCGTCGGCTCGCCCGCACCCGACGCGAGATCGAGGCGGTCGCCGTGCACGAGCTGCGGGAGCGGTTCGGGCACGTGGGCGCCGACGCGAGGCTCGACGACCTCGCCGCCGACGTGCTCGCGGGCGACCAGGACCCGTTCGCGGCCGCGGACGTGCTGCTCGACGTCGTCCAGTGAGTCCACGACACGTCCCGGACTGACGTGGGACGGGCCACGCCGGGCGCGCCTGCCGGGTCGTGAGGCCCGGCTGGGGTAGGAATGGTGCCGTGCTGAAGAAGGTCCTCGTTCTCCTCGTCGCCGCGTTCGTGGTCTACTACCTGTTGACCGCGCCCGCCGGCGCTGCCGACGCGGTCAGCGGTGCGGTCAACGCGGTCATCGACGCCTTCGGGCAGGTCTTCATCTTCGTCGACGAGCTCACCCGGTAGTCCCGTGCTGGGCAGCTCCGCGCTGGCCGCCCTGCTGGCGCGGATCCCGGACCAGGACGTCGAGGGTCACCTCCTCGCCGAGGAGGGTGAGCACGTCATCGACCTCGTGCGCAAGCACGGCGTCGTGTACCTGCGTCCTGCGGCGATCGCGCTGGCCGCGCTGCTCGTCGGCGTGCTGGCGTTCGTCGGCCCCATCCAGCTCGGCTGGTTCTTCCTGCTGCTGGCGGCCGGTGGGCTCGGGTACGCGCTCTACGGCGTCGCCCGTGAGCACCGAGACGTCTTCGTCATCACCAACATGCGCGTCTTCCGCGCCTCGGGCGTCTTCTCGGTCCGCATCGCGACGATGCCGATCACCCGCATCCTCGACATCACGGTCGAGAAGCCGTTCGTGGGGCGCGTGCTGGGCTACGGGCACTTCGTGTTCGAGTCCGCCGCGCAGGCACAGGGGCTGCGCGACATCCGCTACATCGGCGACCCCGACGAGCGCGACCTGACGATCCAGCGGGTCGTGCAGCGTGCCGGGCTGCGCGGGCCGCGCCCGGACGGTCCGCGGCCCCTCCACGACGGGCGCTGACGCACCCGACCGTTGGACGTCGCGGACGGCAGGGGGAGCCGCCGGGGGCGAGTTCCTAGGATGGGGCCATGAGCTTCTCGCGCCCTGGTGCCATCGACCTCTCCGCCCTGGCCAAGCCGTCCGCCCCGCCGGCCGGTCCGTCGGGTCCCGGCGGTGGCTACACGGTCGACGTGTCGGAGCAGACCTTCCAGACCGTCGCGCTCGAGGCGTCGATGCAGCACGTCGTCGTGCTCGCCCTCTGGTCGCCCCGCGCACCCCAGAGCCGCGACTTCGTCGACCTCCTCGGCCGGGTCGTCGACACGCTCGAGGGACGGATCCTGCTGGCCGCGGTCGACATCGACGCCAACCCGGCGATCGCCCAGGCGCTGCAGGCGCAGGGCGTCCCGGTCGTCGTCGGTCTCGTGAAGGGCCAGCCGGTGCCCCTCTTCCAGGGCCTCGCCGAGGAGGCCGAGGTGCGCCAGTACCTCGAGCAGCTGGTGGCGCTCGCGGTGCAGAACGGGCTGACCGGACGGGCGACCCCGGCCGGTGGCGAGTCCGCCGAGCCGGAGGAACCCGCGGACGACCCCCGCTTCGCCGCTGCGGACGCGGCGTTCGCCGCGGGTGACACCGACACGGCCGTGGCCGAGTACGAGCGGCTCGCCCTGCAGCACCCCGGCGA from Aeromicrobium erythreum encodes:
- the ccrA gene encoding crotonyl-CoA carboxylase/reductase codes for the protein MQHILDAILAGDTAGEDFANLEIPDHYTAATVHKDEVDMFEGVASRDKDPRKSIHVEDVALPELGPGEALVAVMASAINYNTVWTSIFEPVSTFGFLERYGKLSPLTKRHDLPYHVVGSDLAGVVLRTGPGVTQWKPGAEVVAHCLSVELEDPAGHDDTMMDPQQRIWGFETNFGGLAHIALVKSNQLLPKPDHLTWEEAASPGLVNATAYRQLVSKNGGNMKQGDNVLIWGASGGLGGFATQYALNGGANPICVVSNEEKAKIVRSMGAEHVINRSEENWKFWNEDGTRQNPKEWQRLGKKIRELTGGEDIDIVFEHPGRETFGASVYVTRKGGTITTCASTTGFMHEYDNRYLWMNLKRIVSSHFANYREAFEANRLIAQGKIHPTVSKTYKLEDVGQASLDVHHNLHQGKVGVLALAPEEGLGVRNEEFRARHLDAINRFRGI
- a CDS encoding LysR family transcriptional regulator, whose protein sequence is MHLDLRMLRALVAVDQIGSFTDAARVLRFSTPAVSAQVQALEKGCGTRLVHRRGSRVVLTEAGRRAVPLARLMLAAARELEHIGDASSDRGLGTRTFSVGPEDA
- a CDS encoding PH domain-containing protein, giving the protein MLGSSALAALLARIPDQDVEGHLLAEEGEHVIDLVRKHGVVYLRPAAIALAALLVGVLAFVGPIQLGWFFLLLAAGGLGYALYGVAREHRDVFVITNMRVFRASGVFSVRIATMPITRILDITVEKPFVGRVLGYGHFVFESAAQAQGLRDIRYIGDPDERDLTIQRVVQRAGLRGPRPDGPRPLHDGR
- a CDS encoding helix-turn-helix domain-containing protein, encoding MHVEMRMLRALVMVEAQGSIGGAAQALAFSPAAVSAHLHALEKVCGTRLVERTGSGTRLTSAGRRAVPIARLILVAAQELERLEASARSGPAVPGSQGRRPAGDGRRRSRHDAAGSGRSAATTRKRGTSQEES
- the meaB gene encoding methylmalonyl Co-A mutase-associated GTPase MeaB → MAASRLRAPDVADLVARLREGQPRAVARLISLVEDESPVLREVSAALAPLVGRAHVVGLTGSPGVGKSTSTAALVTALRARGKRVGVLAVDPTSPFTGGALLGDRIRMGDHATDDGVYIRSMASRGHLGGLSWAAPHALRVLDAAGCDVVLVETVGVGQSEVEVAGLADTTLVLLAPGMGDGIQAAKAGILEVGDVFVVNKADRDGAQSTRRELRSMVAMAERPEGAWKPPIVLTVASRGEGIDDVVTEIDRHRAHQEASGDLRRRRLARTRREIEAVAVHELRERFGHVGADARLDDLAADVLAGDQDPFAAADVLLDVVQ
- a CDS encoding acetyl-CoA C-acetyltransferase, which codes for MTQSVIVAGARTPIGRLLGGLKTLSGTDLGGIAIKGALEKAGITGDQVDYVIMGQVLGAGAGQVPARQAAFKGGIPLDVPALTINKVCLSGINAIALADQLIRAGEYDVVVAGGQESMTQAPHLLQGSREGTKYGKTTLLDHMEYDGLWDALTDQAMGALTEQRNADLDAFTREEQDAFGARSHQLAATAQKNGVFDEEIVPVEIPQRKGDPVVVSADEGVRGDTTAESLGRLRPAFSKDGTITAGTASQISDGAAAVVVMSKAKAEELGLSWIAEIGAHGNVSGPDSTLQEQPANAIEKALAKQGKTAADLDLVELNEAFAAVGIASTRKLGISEDIVNVNGGAISLGHPIGMSGARIVLHLALELKRRGGGLGAAALCGGGGQGDALLITVPSA
- the mce gene encoding methylmalonyl-CoA epimerase, whose amino-acid sequence is MTSSSVVPDHLLVAIDHVGIAVPDLDEALAFYSSVFGLKSIHEEVNEEQGVREAMLAVGDSGSCIQLLAPLDDSSTIAKFLERNGQGVQQLAYRVTDIDAVSAILRDRGVRLLYDQPKRGTSDSRVNFVHPKDAGGVLVELVQPAATGH
- a CDS encoding tetratricopeptide repeat protein yields the protein MSFSRPGAIDLSALAKPSAPPAGPSGPGGGYTVDVSEQTFQTVALEASMQHVVVLALWSPRAPQSRDFVDLLGRVVDTLEGRILLAAVDIDANPAIAQALQAQGVPVVVGLVKGQPVPLFQGLAEEAEVRQYLEQLVALAVQNGLTGRATPAGGESAEPEEPADDPRFAAADAAFAAGDTDTAVAEYERLALQHPGDAEVAERLAGVKLFARTKDADLQQARKAAADAPDDVDAQLLVADLDVSGGHVEDAFARLVGLVRTAHGEDRDRIRERLLELFTVVGTTDPRVADARRALASALF